A window of the Nibribacter ruber genome harbors these coding sequences:
- a CDS encoding MotA/TolQ/ExbB proton channel family protein: MNAILLQITTPATTAVVDTTAAAASTTAAESVSLLDLTMAGGWAMFPLAALSLVAIYIFVERFLTIKKASRNPADFIGRLKSLVVAGDIQGARMLCAQTNTPIARMLEKGISRIGQPLKSIEASIENVGKIEIARLEKNLSGLATVAGAAPMLGFLGTVTGMIGAFIAIAQAEGSISPKLLSGGIYEAMVTTAAGLIIGLPAYVGYNYLVSKVDSIIHDMEYSSIEFIDLLQEPQA, translated from the coding sequence ATGAACGCCATTTTACTCCAGATTACCACGCCTGCCACTACTGCGGTGGTAGATACCACTGCCGCAGCCGCCAGCACCACCGCTGCAGAATCAGTTTCCCTTTTAGACTTAACTATGGCCGGTGGCTGGGCAATGTTCCCGCTAGCGGCTTTGTCTTTGGTAGCCATTTATATTTTTGTAGAGCGTTTCTTAACCATCAAAAAGGCGTCCCGCAACCCAGCAGATTTTATTGGCAGATTGAAAAGTCTGGTAGTAGCCGGTGATATTCAGGGGGCCCGCATGCTCTGCGCCCAAACCAATACGCCCATTGCCCGCATGCTGGAAAAAGGCATTTCTAGAATTGGTCAGCCTTTAAAAAGTATTGAAGCCTCTATTGAGAACGTGGGTAAGATTGAAATTGCCCGCTTAGAGAAGAATTTGTCAGGTCTGGCCACCGTGGCCGGTGCGGCACCCATGCTGGGTTTCTTAGGAACTGTGACGGGGATGATTGGCGCGTTCATTGCCATAGCCCAGGCCGAAGGCTCCATCAGCCCTAAGTTGCTTTCTGGTGGTATTTATGAGGCCATGGTGACCACTGCCGCGGGTCTTATCATCGGCTTGCCGGCCTATGTAGGATACAACTACCTGGTGTCAAAAGTAGACAGCATCATCCATGACATGGAGTACAGCTCAATTGAGTTCATTGACCTACTTCAAGAGCCACAAGCCTAA
- the trmB gene encoding tRNA (guanosine(46)-N7)-methyltransferase TrmB translates to MGRGKLEKFAVNATRANVVEPGKENFEKLKGRWNSDFFLKDQPLVLEVGCGKGEYTVGMAQLYPGKNYIGIDIKGNRIWKGSSLAEEAGLYNVGFLRIFLENLDQHFGEKEVDEIWITFPDPQPRKRDIKRRLTSPRFLEMYERILKPGGRLHLKTDSDLLFDYTLEVLEERKATHLLHTKDLYESDLQEHTMGIYTTFEKKYLDLGVPIKYLQYTV, encoded by the coding sequence ATGGGTAGAGGAAAACTAGAGAAATTTGCCGTCAATGCCACCCGCGCCAACGTGGTGGAACCCGGTAAAGAGAATTTTGAAAAACTGAAAGGCCGCTGGAACAGCGACTTCTTCTTAAAAGACCAACCACTGGTATTGGAGGTGGGCTGTGGCAAAGGCGAGTATACCGTGGGCATGGCCCAGTTGTATCCTGGCAAAAACTACATCGGAATTGACATCAAAGGCAACCGCATCTGGAAGGGCAGTTCCTTAGCGGAAGAAGCGGGACTGTACAACGTGGGTTTCCTTCGGATTTTCCTGGAGAACCTGGACCAGCATTTCGGGGAGAAGGAGGTGGATGAGATTTGGATTACCTTCCCAGACCCTCAGCCTCGCAAACGCGACATCAAACGCCGCCTAACCTCGCCACGCTTCCTGGAAATGTATGAACGCATCTTGAAACCAGGGGGCAGACTCCACCTGAAAACGGACAGCGACCTTTTGTTTGATTATACCTTAGAAGTGCTGGAAGAACGTAAAGCCACGCACCTTTTGCATACCAAGGACCTGTATGAATCAGATTTGCAAGAGCATACCATGGGTATCTACACTACTTTTGAAAAGAAGTATCTTGATTTAGGCGTTCCCATCAAATACCTGCAGTATACTGTTTAA
- a CDS encoding ExbD/TolR family protein — MNLRSKNRINAEFSMSSMTDIIFLLLIFFMLTSNFVTPSGLPVSLPSSKASAIVMQKISVTITPDLKYFMNDQETTLEALPGQLEEALAGTEEGQGVVVLHVDKSVPVEHFVKVAGIVNNLKAKVSIATLPSE; from the coding sequence ATGAATTTACGCTCCAAAAATAGAATCAACGCAGAGTTTAGCATGTCCTCCATGACGGACATCATCTTTCTGTTGCTGATTTTCTTTATGCTCACGTCTAACTTCGTGACGCCTTCCGGGCTGCCAGTGAGTTTGCCATCCAGCAAGGCTTCGGCTATTGTCATGCAAAAGATAAGCGTGACCATCACCCCAGACTTAAAGTATTTCATGAACGACCAGGAGACCACCTTAGAAGCCCTTCCGGGCCAGTTGGAGGAAGCCTTGGCGGGAACTGAGGAAGGTCAGGGCGTTGTTGTGTTACACGTAGACAAGTCAGTGCCGGTAGAGCATTTTGTGAAAGTAGCCGGTATTGTCAATAATTTGAAAGCGAAGGTGTCTATTGCCACGCTTCCATCAGAATAA
- a CDS encoding tetratricopeptide repeat protein translates to MKLPHKLALATALLGGAHAAQAQQPQTFRSEERFFQEGLELYDREKFGAAQQAFAEYIRLIKDPARTADAQYYYAVSGLHLFHPDAEQLVLQFAQRYPTHPKAAVAFFELGTAFFDKKSYDKAILYLEKAPADRLDDAQLKEAEFKLGYSYFAKKNFDKAKTLFDRNKKGSHAYSFASSYYAGYLAYRSGDYIGAKLDLKVAEQSEDYRTVVPYMLTEVLYKEGNFAEVIAYGEKSLKMTPKVQNPDEISLLVGDAYFQRNDFKTAAQYFKSYSEGKKNLDKTVQYKMGFADFKTGNYKSAIQNLKAVAFQSDSLGQNASYHLGLSYLKDNNKQFALGAFDQARKLNIDKNVKEGATVKYAQINYELGNFSEVINSLASFNKDFPNSKFGDEADDLLSEAYLNSSNYQEAIQHIESLPKRSHRINETYQRVTYYQAVKLYNDQLFQQAVALLDKSLGFPYDKEIQAGSNFLKGEAYSIGQRWSQAINSYGAVFQTPNSGRTEFYVKSRYGIGYAYYNNKEYEKALTHFKAYLNDNSVKAGNPNYADAMLRLADCYYVTKDYGNALEWYDKALAAKTPDMDYALFQKGVVYSLTNRRDDAIKSLQTVIRSYPKSRYADDAIYQKGIIDFENSNYAPAIASFSDLIDNRPGSSLVPHAIQKRGVAYMNLRKMTEAIADFKRVIDQYPTHPIANNAIYSLQEALGESNQTEQLDTYLTKFKAANPESDALESVEFEAAKSLYFNEKYKQAIPKFESFLKTYPASSSVANARYFLGDSYFRNGDKDNALRSLKEVALEGKSEYLSKAVQRVADMEFENGNYAEAASFYSRLRDLAVNKKEQANALKGLMKSFYYTNDFNNTILIADELIARGNATLDAYNSALLFRGKANYAQGRLDQAIKEFSTAATSATDVNGAEAHYLLSEIYYKQQKYKEALDQAFAFSKTFGDYENLLGKSFLLIADVYVAQNEVFQAKATLNSIIENSPDKEIVEAAKTKLAELENKVNTPSSSNGSEQ, encoded by the coding sequence ATGAAACTACCCCACAAGTTAGCGTTGGCTACGGCCTTGCTGGGAGGCGCCCATGCCGCCCAGGCCCAGCAGCCCCAGACGTTCCGTTCTGAAGAACGCTTTTTCCAGGAAGGCCTGGAATTATATGACCGGGAAAAGTTTGGAGCCGCCCAGCAGGCATTTGCAGAATACATCAGGCTCATCAAAGACCCCGCCAGAACCGCTGATGCCCAATACTATTATGCGGTCAGCGGCTTGCACCTGTTTCATCCAGACGCCGAACAGCTGGTCCTGCAGTTTGCCCAGCGCTATCCTACGCACCCTAAAGCCGCCGTGGCATTCTTTGAACTGGGCACGGCTTTCTTTGACAAGAAGAGCTATGACAAAGCCATCCTCTATTTAGAAAAAGCCCCCGCTGACCGCCTGGATGATGCTCAGTTAAAAGAGGCGGAGTTCAAGCTGGGATATTCTTACTTTGCCAAGAAGAATTTTGACAAGGCCAAGACCCTGTTTGACCGCAACAAGAAAGGCTCACATGCCTATTCCTTTGCCTCTAGCTATTATGCCGGGTATCTGGCATACCGCTCTGGTGATTACATTGGGGCCAAGCTAGACCTAAAAGTGGCAGAGCAGAGCGAAGACTACCGCACCGTAGTGCCCTACATGCTCACTGAAGTGCTGTACAAAGAAGGGAATTTTGCCGAGGTGATTGCTTACGGGGAGAAGTCTCTGAAGATGACGCCTAAAGTGCAGAACCCAGACGAGATTTCCTTGCTGGTGGGCGATGCTTATTTCCAGCGCAATGATTTCAAGACCGCTGCCCAGTATTTCAAAAGCTATTCTGAAGGCAAGAAGAATCTGGACAAGACGGTGCAGTACAAAATGGGTTTCGCCGATTTCAAGACCGGGAACTACAAGAGCGCCATCCAGAACCTAAAGGCCGTTGCGTTTCAGTCAGACTCCTTGGGGCAGAATGCATCCTACCACCTGGGTTTAAGTTACCTCAAAGACAATAACAAGCAGTTTGCCTTGGGCGCCTTTGACCAGGCCCGCAAACTTAACATTGACAAGAATGTGAAGGAGGGAGCCACGGTTAAGTATGCGCAGATTAACTATGAGCTGGGCAACTTCTCTGAGGTCATCAACTCCCTGGCTTCTTTTAACAAAGATTTTCCTAATTCAAAGTTCGGGGATGAGGCGGATGATTTGCTGAGCGAAGCCTACCTGAATTCCAGCAACTACCAGGAAGCCATCCAACACATTGAGAGCCTGCCTAAGCGCAGCCACCGCATTAATGAAACCTACCAACGGGTTACCTATTACCAAGCCGTTAAGCTGTACAATGACCAGCTGTTCCAGCAAGCGGTGGCCTTATTGGACAAGTCTCTCGGTTTCCCATATGACAAGGAGATTCAAGCGGGTAGTAATTTCCTGAAGGGCGAGGCCTATTCCATTGGGCAACGCTGGTCGCAGGCCATCAACAGTTACGGCGCCGTGTTTCAGACGCCCAACTCGGGCCGTACTGAGTTTTATGTGAAGTCCCGTTACGGCATTGGCTACGCCTATTACAACAACAAAGAGTACGAGAAGGCGCTTACGCATTTCAAAGCCTACCTTAATGACAATTCCGTAAAAGCCGGCAACCCAAACTATGCAGACGCCATGCTGCGCCTGGCAGATTGCTACTATGTGACCAAAGACTACGGCAATGCGCTGGAGTGGTATGACAAAGCACTGGCCGCCAAAACTCCGGACATGGATTATGCCCTGTTCCAAAAGGGTGTGGTGTACAGCCTGACCAACCGCCGCGATGATGCCATCAAGAGTTTGCAGACGGTGATCAGGTCGTATCCTAAATCACGCTACGCCGATGATGCCATCTACCAGAAAGGGATCATTGACTTTGAGAACTCCAACTACGCGCCCGCCATCGCTAGCTTCAGTGACCTGATCGACAACCGTCCGGGTAGTTCGCTGGTGCCGCATGCCATTCAGAAAAGAGGCGTGGCCTACATGAACCTGCGCAAGATGACTGAGGCCATTGCAGACTTTAAGCGCGTCATTGACCAATACCCTACGCACCCTATTGCCAACAACGCCATTTACAGCTTGCAAGAAGCTTTGGGAGAAAGCAATCAGACGGAGCAGCTAGATACGTATCTAACCAAGTTCAAAGCGGCCAATCCAGAAAGTGATGCTTTAGAAAGTGTTGAATTTGAAGCAGCCAAGTCGTTGTACTTCAATGAGAAATACAAGCAGGCTATTCCTAAGTTTGAGTCCTTCCTGAAAACCTATCCGGCCAGCTCGTCGGTAGCCAATGCGCGTTATTTCCTGGGTGATTCTTACTTCCGGAACGGGGACAAGGACAATGCCCTGCGCAGCTTGAAAGAAGTGGCCCTGGAAGGAAAGTCTGAATACCTGAGCAAGGCTGTTCAGCGTGTGGCAGACATGGAGTTTGAGAATGGCAACTACGCCGAGGCCGCCAGTTTCTATTCACGCCTGCGTGATCTGGCCGTGAATAAGAAGGAGCAGGCCAACGCCTTAAAAGGCCTCATGAAGAGCTTCTACTACACCAATGACTTCAACAACACCATCCTGATCGCAGATGAGTTAATTGCCCGCGGTAATGCTACTTTAGATGCTTACAACTCGGCGTTGTTGTTCAGAGGGAAAGCCAATTATGCGCAAGGCAGGTTGGATCAGGCCATCAAAGAATTCAGTACGGCCGCTACTTCTGCCACTGACGTGAACGGAGCCGAGGCGCATTACCTGCTTTCTGAGATTTACTACAAGCAGCAGAAGTACAAAGAGGCCCTTGATCAGGCCTTTGCGTTCAGCAAGACCTTTGGGGATTATGAAAATCTGCTGGGCAAGTCTTTCTTATTGATAGCCGATGTGTATGTAGCCCAGAACGAGGTGTTTCAGGCCAAGGCTACCCTAAACTCCATTATTGAAAACTCGCCTGACAAAGAGATTGTAGAGGCCGCCAAAACCAAACTGGCAGAGTTAGAAAACAAGGTGAACACGCCTTCATCTTCAAACGGATCAGAGCAATGA
- a CDS encoding HU domain-containing protein gives MIQRHIKSLLYKYDCVIIPEFGGLITHYAPAKIHPVKHTFSPPSKRIAFNEQLKVNDGLLITTLAHQQRWPVAKAQQEVKEFVRALKEQLQANHQFELREVGMFRYNAESKLVFESLDNDNFLEHSFGLPELVSKPILGRDTLVLRGKFQDQPAKEVASLRTGSRMRRLFKIGASLVVGGLAVCGVYLYSLQQDVALSSLNPMELLSSSHAPAQEAPEVVEKAATAPEKSAAMDAYEQSLLAAQAPEDTVASSVNESTAAQEELVWGDSQKNSQKTEEVKEEAVIQPEVKKEVKKEAVEKLVEPVKALSSTTIKGKTNRFYVIMGVFSENEFASMNQKSLRKKGYQAKTLLPSKESKWHRVSVADFATEEEAQAALPTLRKDVSQELWVLNY, from the coding sequence ATGATCCAAAGGCACATAAAATCTTTATTGTACAAGTATGACTGCGTGATTATCCCAGAGTTTGGGGGATTGATTACGCATTATGCTCCTGCAAAAATCCATCCGGTAAAACACACGTTTTCACCGCCTTCTAAGCGCATTGCCTTCAATGAACAGTTGAAGGTGAATGACGGGCTGTTGATCACAACGTTGGCCCACCAGCAGCGATGGCCGGTGGCCAAGGCGCAACAGGAGGTGAAAGAGTTTGTGCGTGCCTTAAAAGAACAACTGCAGGCCAACCATCAGTTTGAGCTGCGGGAGGTAGGCATGTTCCGGTACAATGCAGAAAGCAAGCTGGTATTTGAAAGCCTGGACAATGACAATTTCTTAGAGCACAGCTTTGGCCTGCCAGAACTGGTGTCTAAGCCTATCCTGGGAAGGGACACATTGGTGCTGCGTGGCAAATTCCAGGACCAGCCAGCCAAAGAAGTTGCCAGCCTGAGAACCGGCAGCCGGATGCGCAGACTATTCAAAATAGGAGCAAGCCTGGTAGTGGGTGGTCTGGCCGTCTGCGGCGTGTACTTGTACTCATTGCAGCAAGACGTGGCCTTGAGTTCTCTTAATCCAATGGAATTACTTTCTTCTTCGCACGCGCCAGCCCAAGAGGCACCGGAAGTGGTGGAGAAAGCAGCTACTGCTCCTGAAAAATCTGCCGCCATGGATGCGTATGAGCAGTCCTTGCTGGCCGCTCAGGCTCCAGAGGATACCGTGGCTTCCTCAGTAAATGAATCCACTGCTGCACAAGAAGAACTGGTTTGGGGCGATTCCCAGAAAAACAGCCAAAAAACGGAAGAAGTTAAAGAAGAGGCGGTTATCCAGCCTGAGGTAAAGAAAGAGGTGAAGAAGGAGGCCGTTGAAAAACTGGTTGAGCCTGTGAAAGCCTTGAGCTCTACCACAATTAAAGGCAAGACCAACCGTTTCTATGTCATCATGGGCGTTTTCTCTGAGAATGAGTTTGCTTCTATGAACCAGAAAAGCCTGCGTAAGAAAGGGTACCAGGCTAAAACCTTGCTTCCTTCCAAAGAAAGTAAATGGCACAGGGTTTCCGTTGCTGACTTTGCCACTGAAGAAGAAGCCCAAGCCGCCCTGCCAACCCTACGCAAAGACGTAAGCCAAGAACTTTGGGTACTAAACTACTAA
- a CDS encoding TonB-dependent receptor, which yields MRYTTALAGISALFLFGLAPATSQAQTGWGEGGKLENAEIVVEKNRTLELPEANRNFEKFRIAPPKLQDRQVTYRFNEYRLPEHYINLPMRVLTIQTEELSKLYGNYVKGGIGNIGTIYLRGYFHNKRDDKASYGAEVGHLSSGEGPVQDSNVASSFLQAHGEMYSGPLTLGGRVKYERDQNNFYGFDRFVEVDRDSVKQVYNRFLVEGHLNNLTDNKAPFQFNAKVGLNYASDNYSAKEMNLIGTSEGNYELGKDSKFVVNLEAAYANLKDSASMGRGFFKVRPAYSKQLDKLSLVLGATIAYTGDTINDARKFNIYPAVEANYQAIENKLTLFVGAGGDLQRTTLYSLSKENPWLNHNVQIADVNKGLELYGGVTGSLGKNVQFTGRLAHQSFRNLYFFNNAAKDSAKFDVVYDDGVTQVFQIFGQLTYNQSEKLRIGLKAENNSYTTASLAEAFHKPSTILTAFGSYNLYDKILFNTELYYISSSFGQIARPDGSMALRETDSILDLNIKADYRFSPRFSAFLMGNNLLSNEYERFVNYKSQGISVIGGVTYSF from the coding sequence ATGAGATATACCACAGCGTTAGCGGGCATTTCGGCCCTGTTTTTATTCGGATTGGCTCCAGCCACCTCTCAGGCCCAAACTGGCTGGGGCGAAGGCGGCAAGCTGGAAAACGCCGAGATTGTAGTAGAAAAAAACCGCACCCTGGAGCTGCCCGAGGCCAACCGAAATTTTGAGAAGTTTAGGATTGCCCCGCCTAAGTTGCAAGACCGTCAGGTGACGTACCGCTTCAATGAATACCGTCTGCCAGAGCATTACATTAACCTGCCCATGCGCGTGCTCACCATCCAGACGGAAGAACTGAGCAAACTCTACGGCAATTACGTGAAGGGCGGGATTGGCAACATTGGCACTATTTATCTGCGGGGTTATTTTCATAACAAGCGCGATGACAAGGCTTCTTACGGTGCTGAGGTAGGCCATCTGTCTTCTGGAGAAGGACCCGTTCAGGATTCCAACGTGGCCAGCAGCTTCTTACAGGCCCACGGCGAGATGTACAGCGGTCCTCTCACCTTGGGTGGCCGCGTGAAATATGAGCGGGACCAGAACAACTTCTACGGGTTTGATCGCTTTGTAGAAGTAGACAGAGATTCTGTGAAGCAGGTATACAACCGCTTTCTGGTAGAAGGCCACCTGAACAACCTCACCGACAACAAGGCTCCGTTTCAGTTTAACGCCAAAGTTGGGCTGAACTATGCGTCAGACAATTACTCTGCCAAGGAAATGAATTTGATTGGCACCTCAGAAGGGAACTATGAACTGGGCAAGGACTCAAAGTTTGTGGTGAACCTGGAGGCAGCCTACGCCAACCTGAAAGACTCTGCCTCCATGGGGCGTGGGTTCTTTAAAGTGCGTCCGGCTTATTCCAAGCAGTTGGACAAGCTAAGCCTTGTGTTGGGTGCCACCATTGCCTATACCGGAGACACCATTAACGATGCCCGCAAATTCAACATCTACCCGGCGGTAGAGGCAAATTACCAGGCCATAGAAAACAAGCTTACTTTGTTTGTAGGTGCCGGCGGAGACTTGCAGCGCACCACCTTGTACAGCCTGAGCAAAGAAAATCCCTGGCTGAACCATAACGTGCAAATTGCTGACGTGAACAAGGGCTTAGAATTGTACGGAGGCGTGACGGGAAGCCTGGGCAAGAACGTGCAATTTACCGGCCGTCTGGCGCACCAGAGCTTCCGAAACCTTTACTTCTTTAACAATGCCGCCAAAGACTCCGCTAAGTTTGACGTAGTCTATGACGATGGCGTTACCCAGGTGTTCCAGATTTTCGGGCAGCTGACCTACAACCAATCTGAGAAATTGAGAATAGGCCTGAAGGCAGAAAATAACAGCTATACAACTGCCTCACTGGCAGAGGCCTTTCACAAACCTAGCACCATTCTCACCGCTTTTGGTTCGTATAATCTTTATGATAAGATTCTCTTCAACACTGAACTTTATTATATTAGCAGTTCGTTTGGCCAAATTGCACGTCCAGACGGATCCATGGCTTTGCGTGAGACAGACTCCATTCTGGACCTGAACATCAAAGCAGACTATCGTTTCTCACCTAGGTTCTCTGCCTTTTTAATGGGCAATAACCTGCTGAGCAACGAGTATGAACGGTTTGTGAACTATAAATCTCAGGGAATTTCTGTGATAGGCGGCGTGACCTATTCATTTTAA
- a CDS encoding bifunctional folylpolyglutamate synthase/dihydrofolate synthase, producing MTYEQALEYLYQQLPMFHRIGNSAFTKSLDNILTLTKALGNPQQDFRTVHVAGTNGKGSSSSMLAAILQSAGYKTGLYTSPHLKDFTERIRINGQMISKEKVTQFTEKHQSLFEQVKPSFFEMTVALAFEHFKEEQVDIAIIEVGLGGRLDSTNIITPLVSLITNIGLDHQSLLGNTLQEIATEKAGIIKPGVPAVISTTQESVLAQFQEKSQKTGSPLYFADQEYRAEPKGQQGHLALFDIYKGETLYLADLELALLGKYQKQNLPGVLKTIALLQAQGFQITEEHVKEGLKNLQALTGLKGRWQILNAEPLTICDTGHNIDGIRQVVEQLLALQKQVHFVFGAVNDKDVTSILRLLPLSYRYYFCQAQIPRALPVQQLWEEAQFAGLKGAAYPTVEDAILAAKAHALPDEVIFIGGSTFVVAEIAEL from the coding sequence GTGACCTACGAACAAGCCTTAGAGTATCTATACCAGCAGTTGCCGATGTTTCACCGCATCGGCAATTCTGCTTTTACAAAGAGCCTGGACAACATCCTAACCCTTACAAAAGCCTTAGGAAACCCTCAGCAAGACTTTAGAACCGTGCATGTGGCAGGTACCAACGGCAAGGGAAGTTCCTCTAGCATGCTGGCAGCTATCCTACAATCGGCGGGCTATAAAACTGGTCTGTATACTTCTCCGCACCTGAAAGACTTTACCGAGCGCATACGCATAAACGGCCAGATGATTTCTAAAGAGAAGGTTACGCAATTCACAGAGAAGCATCAGTCGCTCTTTGAGCAGGTGAAACCTTCCTTCTTTGAAATGACCGTGGCCCTTGCGTTTGAGCATTTTAAAGAAGAGCAGGTAGATATTGCCATCATTGAAGTGGGCCTGGGTGGACGTTTGGATTCTACCAACATCATAACACCGCTGGTTTCCCTGATCACCAATATTGGGTTGGACCACCAAAGCCTGCTGGGCAATACCCTGCAAGAAATTGCAACGGAAAAAGCCGGCATCATAAAACCTGGAGTTCCAGCCGTCATCAGCACTACTCAGGAGTCGGTTTTGGCCCAATTCCAGGAAAAGAGCCAAAAAACGGGCAGTCCTTTGTATTTCGCAGACCAGGAATATAGGGCAGAGCCGAAAGGGCAACAAGGTCATTTAGCATTATTTGACATTTACAAAGGCGAAACCCTCTATCTGGCAGACCTGGAACTTGCGCTGCTGGGTAAATACCAAAAACAGAACCTACCTGGCGTTCTCAAAACCATAGCACTGTTGCAGGCCCAAGGGTTTCAGATAACCGAAGAGCACGTGAAGGAAGGACTTAAGAACTTGCAGGCCCTTACTGGTTTAAAAGGCAGATGGCAGATTCTTAACGCGGAGCCTTTGACCATTTGTGACACCGGCCACAACATTGATGGCATCCGGCAAGTAGTGGAACAATTATTGGCGCTTCAAAAGCAGGTGCACTTTGTTTTCGGGGCGGTGAATGACAAAGACGTGACCAGTATATTAAGACTTTTGCCCTTGTCTTACCGGTATTATTTCTGTCAGGCCCAGATACCCAGAGCCTTGCCCGTGCAACAACTATGGGAAGAGGCGCAGTTTGCCGGCCTGAAAGGTGCGGCCTATCCAACGGTAGAAGACGCCATACTGGCTGCCAAGGCACATGCGTTGCCAGATGAGGTAATATTCATTGGGGGTAGTACCTTTGTGGTGGCAGAAATAGCCGAACTATAA
- a CDS encoding phosphoribosylanthranilate isomerase produces the protein MALSTIVLVNQISNLSDARYCAGMGVEMLGFSVEENSPAFVAPEAFKEISGWVAGVQLVGEMEDLPVEEIQPLLEKYPLHMLQLNKVYLIEELELMPLPVILKVLIDKDTDEQNLLQFLELYEPHVEYFLIDSTELDSIDSATHGLLRNISDKFSVLVGFGLTKENTKEALEKIHPAGIALKGGQEIRPGFKDFDELEEIFEQLED, from the coding sequence ATGGCACTCAGCACAATAGTTTTAGTAAACCAGATTTCCAACCTTAGTGATGCCCGCTATTGCGCAGGAATGGGCGTAGAAATGCTCGGATTCTCCGTAGAGGAAAATTCACCGGCTTTTGTGGCGCCAGAGGCATTTAAAGAAATTTCTGGCTGGGTGGCTGGCGTTCAGCTGGTGGGCGAAATGGAAGACCTTCCGGTAGAGGAAATCCAGCCGTTGTTGGAGAAGTATCCTCTGCACATGCTGCAGCTAAACAAGGTTTACCTGATTGAAGAATTGGAACTCATGCCGCTGCCGGTAATCTTAAAGGTTCTGATTGATAAAGACACAGATGAGCAAAACCTACTGCAGTTCCTGGAACTATATGAGCCCCACGTAGAATACTTCTTGATTGATTCTACTGAACTGGATTCTATTGATTCTGCCACCCACGGCTTATTGCGCAATATCTCAGATAAGTTCTCCGTGCTGGTGGGCTTTGGCCTTACCAAAGAAAACACAAAGGAAGCCCTGGAGAAAATACACCCTGCTGGCATCGCTTTGAAAGGTGGTCAGGAAATCCGCCCCGGCTTCAAAGACTTCGACGAATTAGAAGAAATCTTTGAGCAATTGGAAGACTAG
- the mnmA gene encoding tRNA 2-thiouridine(34) synthase MnmA encodes MTSKGRVLVAMSGGIDSSVAAVLLHEQGYDVIGMTMKTWDYASAGGSKKETGCCSLDSINDARDIAVQLGFPHYIIDIREEFGDYVINHFTDEYIAGRTPNPCVLCNTHIKWDALLRRADKLGCDFIATGHYANIREENGRHVISKGKDHNKDQSYALWGISQESLSRTIFPLGHLHKTEIRQMAMDRGFEALVKKAESYEICFIPDNDYRGFLKRRVSGLEEQVAGGEFVLEDGTVVGKHEGYPFYTIGQRKGLGVALGFPAFVTRIEKDTNRVILGNYEQLAKNGMNVGKLNMVKYENLHGLPTETITKVRYNDPGTAAVIEQVGDKMLVQFHAGVNAIAPGQAAVFYEGDDVIGGGWIETSFNLD; translated from the coding sequence ATGACTTCAAAAGGAAGAGTATTGGTCGCCATGAGTGGCGGCATTGACAGCTCAGTAGCGGCAGTTTTGTTGCACGAGCAAGGGTATGATGTGATAGGCATGACCATGAAGACATGGGACTACGCCAGCGCCGGAGGCAGCAAGAAGGAAACCGGCTGCTGCAGTCTTGACTCCATCAATGACGCCCGAGACATAGCGGTTCAGCTAGGATTTCCCCATTACATCATAGACATTAGAGAAGAGTTTGGTGATTACGTCATCAACCACTTCACCGATGAATACATTGCCGGCCGTACGCCCAACCCTTGCGTTTTGTGCAACACCCACATCAAGTGGGATGCCTTGCTGCGCCGGGCAGATAAACTAGGCTGTGATTTTATAGCCACCGGTCACTACGCCAACATACGCGAAGAAAACGGCCGTCATGTCATCTCCAAAGGGAAGGACCATAACAAAGACCAATCATATGCGCTTTGGGGAATCTCGCAGGAGAGCCTGAGCCGTACCATTTTCCCCTTGGGACATTTGCACAAGACAGAAATCAGGCAGATGGCCATGGACCGCGGCTTTGAGGCCTTGGTTAAGAAGGCTGAGTCTTATGAAATCTGCTTCATTCCAGACAATGACTACCGCGGTTTCTTGAAACGCCGCGTGTCGGGCTTGGAAGAACAAGTGGCTGGCGGCGAGTTTGTGTTAGAAGATGGTACCGTGGTAGGCAAGCATGAAGGCTATCCTTTTTACACCATCGGGCAACGGAAAGGTTTGGGCGTGGCCCTTGGTTTTCCGGCGTTTGTAACCCGCATAGAGAAAGATACGAATAGGGTGATACTGGGCAATTATGAGCAGTTGGCCAAGAACGGCATGAACGTGGGCAAGCTGAATATGGTCAAGTATGAAAACCTGCACGGACTGCCTACTGAAACCATTACCAAAGTGCGCTACAATGACCCTGGCACCGCTGCGGTGATTGAGCAAGTGGGTGATAAAATGCTGGTGCAGTTTCATGCCGGCGTAAACGCGATTGCCCCGGGCCAGGCCGCCGTCTTCTATGAAGGAGACGACGTGATTGGCGGCGGATGGATTGAAACCAGCTTTAACCTAGACTAA